A genomic region of uncultured Paludibaculum sp. contains the following coding sequences:
- a CDS encoding ThuA domain-containing protein, whose product MTIRILPLVLLGAAVGHGAPKSASPTFTKDVLPILRKNCQECHRPGEIGPMPLLTYEQTRPWAAAIKTSVAQRKMPPWFADPHYGKFSNDRSLGQRDIDTIVAWVNSGAPKGNPNDAPPAITFTEGWGIPQPDVVFQLPQPYEIPAKGTIEYLHWVVPTNFTTDRWVQFAEARPTDRSHVHHIIAFVREPGSNWLKDARPGIPFIPEKPKDANANVSDLPSDFLVGYAPGQPPERFEPGRAKLVKAGSDIILQVHYTTDGHPSSDRSRVGLVFAKQPPAHRAMTFSATNGKFKIPPGAANYRVDAEFTVGTDVVLHGLHPHMHARGKDFLYRVQYPDGRTETLLNVPNYSFAWQLWYNLAQPIPLPKGTKILCTAHFDNSVNNRFNPDPAKEVTWGDQSWDEMMVGFFNFVFPANTPVETISPQADPPKQIVKRLLFLGEEKGYRHDAISHAMATVDRLGRETGLWETYIRTDTEPLTKKKLEYNAKNLNDFDAVMFYTGGTLEMDTQQKADLLSFVHDDGKGFIGVHSAAITFVNWPEYVDMVGGTYDEHPWNTFDAPIVVEDSRFPGMSKWPSAFQLTDEIYQMRSFSRANTRVLMRLNSSKLDLANKRVKRADRDFAVSWARTYGKGRVFYSTLGHVTANWDRPDMQEMFVGAIKWALGLVDADATPRALPEGQTR is encoded by the coding sequence ATGACCATCAGGATTCTCCCCCTCGTACTTCTCGGAGCCGCGGTCGGGCACGGTGCCCCCAAATCGGCTTCGCCCACCTTCACGAAGGATGTCCTCCCCATCCTCCGCAAGAACTGCCAGGAGTGCCACCGCCCGGGCGAGATCGGCCCCATGCCTCTGCTCACCTATGAGCAAACACGCCCTTGGGCGGCAGCCATCAAGACTTCCGTCGCACAGCGCAAGATGCCGCCCTGGTTCGCCGATCCCCACTACGGCAAGTTCTCGAACGATCGATCGCTGGGCCAGCGCGACATCGACACCATAGTGGCGTGGGTCAACAGCGGAGCCCCCAAGGGCAACCCCAACGACGCACCACCCGCCATCACCTTCACAGAAGGTTGGGGCATCCCGCAGCCGGACGTCGTCTTCCAGTTGCCGCAGCCCTATGAGATCCCCGCTAAAGGCACCATCGAGTACCTACATTGGGTCGTGCCGACGAACTTCACAACCGACAGATGGGTGCAGTTCGCCGAAGCCCGCCCCACTGACCGTTCGCACGTTCACCACATCATTGCCTTCGTGCGCGAGCCCGGCTCCAACTGGCTCAAGGACGCCAGGCCCGGCATTCCTTTCATCCCCGAAAAGCCCAAGGATGCAAACGCCAACGTCAGCGACCTGCCCAGCGACTTCCTGGTTGGCTACGCGCCCGGACAGCCGCCGGAGCGTTTTGAACCCGGCCGCGCCAAGCTCGTCAAGGCCGGCTCCGACATCATTCTGCAGGTGCACTACACCACCGACGGCCATCCGAGCAGCGACCGCAGCCGTGTCGGCCTCGTCTTCGCCAAGCAGCCACCGGCCCATCGCGCCATGACGTTCTCGGCGACCAACGGGAAGTTCAAAATCCCTCCAGGCGCCGCCAACTATCGCGTCGATGCGGAATTCACCGTCGGTACCGATGTGGTTCTGCACGGCCTGCACCCTCATATGCATGCGCGTGGCAAGGACTTCCTCTATCGCGTGCAGTACCCCGACGGCCGCACCGAGACGCTGCTCAATGTACCCAACTACAGCTTCGCCTGGCAGCTCTGGTACAACCTGGCGCAGCCCATTCCGCTGCCGAAAGGCACGAAGATTCTCTGCACCGCCCATTTCGACAACTCGGTGAACAACCGCTTCAATCCCGACCCGGCCAAGGAGGTCACCTGGGGCGACCAAAGTTGGGACGAAATGATGGTCGGCTTCTTCAACTTCGTCTTCCCCGCGAACACGCCGGTGGAGACAATCAGCCCACAGGCAGACCCGCCCAAACAGATCGTGAAGCGTCTCTTATTCCTCGGCGAAGAGAAGGGCTATCGTCATGACGCCATCTCGCACGCAATGGCCACCGTCGACCGGCTGGGGCGCGAAACCGGCCTTTGGGAGACTTACATTCGCACCGACACGGAACCGTTGACGAAGAAGAAGCTGGAGTACAACGCCAAGAACTTGAATGATTTCGACGCTGTGATGTTCTACACCGGCGGCACGCTGGAGATGGACACGCAGCAGAAGGCCGACTTGCTGTCCTTCGTCCATGATGACGGCAAAGGCTTCATCGGAGTACACAGCGCCGCTATCACATTTGTGAACTGGCCGGAATACGTCGACATGGTAGGCGGTACGTACGACGAACATCCCTGGAACACCTTCGACGCGCCCATCGTCGTGGAGGATTCCAGGTTCCCCGGCATGAGCAAATGGCCGAGTGCGTTTCAACTCACGGACGAGATCTATCAGATGCGGAGCTTCTCCCGAGCCAACACCCGGGTCCTGATGCGCCTCAACTCCTCCAAGCTCGACCTGGCAAACAAGCGGGTGAAGCGCGCCGACCGTGACTTCGCCGTCAGTTGGGCCAGGACCTATGGCAAAGGCCGCGTCTTCTATTCGACACTGGGCCACGTCACCGCCAATTGGGATCGCCCCGACATGCAGGAGATGTTCGTCGGAGCCATCAAGTGGGCGCTGGGCCTGGTCGACGCCGACGCCACACCGCGGGCTCTGCCCGAGGGACAAACCAGATGA
- a CDS encoding TIM barrel protein, with protein MITRRQFTQGLLAQAVGPHLNIGIGAYTYHSLSVEAMIEQLQALDIKEIEMSRGEFMNFNKPPRAKFEDFRRRIDAAGIRCVSYYAPTIKERNDLDGAIVFAKILGCTNITGDPTGGILKYVDERMTAEGLSFGVHNHYFKNRKFDYESPEDILGALKGLSKTVGCTLDLGHIVSCGYDTLDAVRKLGPRLKLVHLKDIQAAGGEVNVPLGTGLCKIPEVMQELRSQGFRGLVAFEYEKEGNINEDVRRQIAYARQHA; from the coding sequence ATGATCACTCGACGTCAGTTCACGCAAGGGCTGCTGGCCCAGGCCGTTGGCCCTCATCTCAACATCGGCATCGGTGCATACACCTATCACAGCCTCTCCGTGGAAGCGATGATCGAGCAACTGCAGGCACTCGACATCAAGGAGATCGAGATGTCGCGCGGCGAGTTCATGAACTTCAACAAGCCGCCCCGCGCAAAGTTCGAAGACTTCCGCCGCCGCATCGATGCAGCCGGCATCCGCTGCGTCTCCTACTATGCCCCCACCATCAAGGAGAGGAACGATCTGGATGGCGCGATAGTCTTCGCCAAGATCCTGGGTTGCACGAACATCACAGGGGACCCGACCGGAGGGATTCTGAAGTACGTCGATGAACGTATGACGGCCGAAGGCCTGTCGTTCGGTGTCCACAATCACTATTTCAAGAACCGCAAGTTCGATTACGAGAGCCCGGAAGACATCCTGGGCGCGCTGAAAGGCCTGTCGAAAACCGTAGGCTGCACCTTGGACCTCGGCCACATCGTATCGTGCGGCTACGACACCCTGGATGCGGTAAGAAAGCTAGGCCCCCGTCTGAAGCTGGTCCACCTGAAAGACATCCAGGCGGCTGGAGGCGAAGTCAACGTCCCGCTAGGAACCGGTCTCTGCAAAATACCTGAGGTGATGCAGGAACTCCGGAGCCAGGGCTTCAGAGGCCTGGTAGCCTTCGAGTACGAAAAGGAAGGCAACATCAACGAAGACGTTCGACGCCAGATCGCCTATGCCCGTCAGCATGCGTGA
- a CDS encoding RsmE family RNA methyltransferase, giving the protein MFYVQEVRGTQATLRGEAAQHVRKVLRAERGQRYEISDFDNIWLAEIADFGKDTVQFDLLSPIEPVTPPASLHLFPALIKFDHFEWILEKATELGVERITPIYALRTDKGLDQAAPKRMERWRKILYESGQQARRLKLPELDPPCRLEQALPRVLDHRYWLEEQRSAGPILKSLPAQRAQTDTIGLLCGPEGGWDDRERAAASAAGWTSVSLGRQILRAETAAVAGLSIIMAAWDIGT; this is encoded by the coding sequence GCCACCCTGCGCGGAGAGGCCGCGCAGCACGTCCGCAAGGTGCTCCGGGCCGAGCGCGGCCAGCGCTATGAGATCTCCGATTTCGACAACATCTGGCTGGCGGAGATAGCCGACTTCGGCAAGGATACTGTCCAATTCGACCTGCTGTCTCCCATCGAACCCGTCACCCCGCCGGCGTCCCTGCATCTCTTCCCCGCCCTCATCAAGTTCGATCACTTCGAGTGGATCCTCGAAAAAGCCACCGAGCTCGGCGTCGAACGCATCACGCCTATTTACGCCCTCCGCACGGACAAAGGTCTCGATCAGGCGGCGCCCAAGCGCATGGAGCGCTGGCGCAAAATTCTGTACGAATCCGGCCAGCAGGCCCGCCGCCTGAAACTCCCGGAACTCGACCCTCCGTGCCGCCTCGAACAGGCGCTACCGCGAGTTCTGGATCACAGGTATTGGTTGGAAGAGCAGCGGAGCGCCGGACCTATTCTCAAATCGCTGCCGGCCCAGCGCGCGCAAACCGACACAATTGGCCTCTTGTGTGGACCCGAAGGCGGCTGGGACGATCGGGAGCGCGCCGCGGCCTCAGCCGCCGGATGGACGAGTGTCTCTTTGGGCCGGCAGATCCTACGGGCCGAAACCGCGGCCGTAGCCGGCCTCTCCATCATCATGGCTGCCTGGGATATCGGCACGTAA